In Populus alba chromosome 4, ASM523922v2, whole genome shotgun sequence, the genomic window GAGATCTAGCTCTCTGTGTATTGCTATTTGagtgattataaatttataagtgCAGGAGAAACGTTTTGGTCTTTAACTCTCTTTGTTAATGTTGACTCTATCTCGATGCACATTCTGacgaataaaataaagaaaatgggagtttttttattaacgtaaaCGACTCATGTTCGGTCTCATCctattcatataaaattaaaaacatcgagaaaaaaaaaaaaaaaatatatatatatatatatatatatatttttttttttaattgttgtgcGTTGTGCTTAGCTCAATTGGTTTGTGGACGTGTCTTAGTCGAAGCTTCTGTTACATGGAGATTTGACCACCAATTATGCTAGCCGCCTCTCCTCTGTCTTAACTTCACTTGCggagttttgaaaatgtttgtTCAATTAATACATGctatatcatttttattgtgaatttttttattcagaaataaattaaaataatatatttttattttttaaaattgatttttaacaccattatattaaaataatattaaaaacattaaaaaataatttcaaataattttttattttttaaaacatgattacaCTGCAATAGCAAACAGGGTATTTCAAACCTCTCTTATATTTCCTTGAAAAATCTCCTCAAATAttagtaaaatattttcatccgCAACAACCTTATAATCTTTTTGGAAACCAACATtcccttcaatttaatttcttttttatattcttattttattttaatatattgatattaaaaagaatcCTTTCAAATCAATCATACATCATTAATTAATCATTGTGCTCTTTCTTTACAGCCCCATGCTCTAAGACGTTCCTTATGCATCCTTGGAGTATAAATCTAAGTTTTATATACGATTTCCCCCCTGAAAAGTAGAATCAAATACCCATTACCTCAAAATGCCCCATAAATGTcactaagaatatttttttattttaaattaatatatttttagtatttttatatattttaatgtgttatgtgaaaaataattttaaaaaataaaaaaatatttttaaataatttttaaaaaaataaaattgataccGTATTTCCCCAAAACCCCTGGtaatattgcaaaaaaaatctgTGGGACAGCACAAGGTAAACTTCCCAGTAAGTCAGTAACTATCATTTCAAGTGGTAAAAAGGCCAGCTGGTCAACTTGCACTGCTTATATTTACCGTACATTCAAATTTCAACAGTCTTAAGATTTCAGGTCAGATATGGCCAAGCCTCCTGTTACAAATATTTTCAGAGGCAGAGAAGCTCCATTAATCAACTCAAACTCACCCTCTCAAAACCTTCATTATACTGACCCCCTCATCACCCTCCTCCCCCATAATTTATTCACCACCGTGTCTCATCCTCTTTCTCCTCCACAAAATCAAGATTCCTAAATGAACCACAACTTCCTTTTAACATCTCCAATAATAAACCTCTTTATTGTCACTTTGTTCCTCATGGCAAAGAAAGCCTCATGTACAGACCCTCAGTTCCTGGCTTGTAATCCCGAAAGCTGTGGCGATGGCCAAAACATAAACTTCCCATTTTACATCCAAAACAAGCAAGAACCCTCCTGTGGCTACCCTGGATTCAGTCTCTCTTGCAATAACAAAGGCAAGCCAGTCCTTAAACTGTCCAATAATGAGTATATCATCCACGAAATCTACTACCAAAACCAGTCTCTTCGTGTCTCAAATGCAGCTATTTTTGGGAAAAGCACCTCCTGTATTcctcaaatacaaaacatgtctCTAGCTGATGACAGGTTCCGTCTACCTTCTAGCAGAGCAAGCCTCTTCTTGCTTTACAACTGCAACTCAACAATGCTATCAAATGATAGTGAACTTCTGAATTACAAGGTTGATTGTTTTGGGGAGAATGGAACTTTTTCAACTCTAGCAATGCTTGATGATGATCCTCTGTTGGGTCCTGCATCGGACAAGTGTGAGACTGGAGCTGTGGTACCTGTGGATGTGTATAGAGGAGAGAATGTTGGCAGTGAGAGGATGCCATTGTTAGAAAGAGGGTTTGTGTTGAATTGGATAGCAAGTAATTGTAGCAGCTGTGAAGAGAGTGGTGGCAAGTGTGGATTTGATAACGCCACATACCATTTCAAATGTTTCTGCCCTGATAGACCTCATTCTTGGGCTTGTAATTCCGGtgagtcattttattttttattttttcctgtcttgaaattttgttaatgttattttatggCATAGAGCCATTGCCCACTTGTTTGCCTTGGCTAAGAAGTTCATCGTTGTGTGTTACGCTGGGATCTTTATGTCCACACaacaatggtaaaaaaaaaaaacactctcttCCTTCCACTGTCTAGAAGAGTCCATCTTGCTAGGCTAGCAAAGTCTTCGATGAACAGTGGCATACAACGCTAGCAAACTGGCAGGAGGCACTGGGTGGTTGAGGCAAAGAGTCTTCGATGAAAAAAGAGGAGATAGCTACTTTCATGCATGtatataaacttgatttttttaatatttacacaATTtgatttgtatcattttctGAATGATTCTTCAGGAATAGAACTGGTTCTGTTTCAATGAATTTAGATCAGGAAATTAACTTGCAGCTGTCTGTTTTTTCTTCTGCATTGCCTCAGCTCTTATTATTCGAACATAACATTATGTTCTGTCAACTATGATGCAGGGAACGGCAACATGGGACGAAAGCTTATAATAGGTAACagaataatatatcatttttatgcTTTACATGTTCCTTCATAATCTTCACTTGAATTCGACTGTCGTATGCTTTTCTCCATGCCTGTCCATCATCAAGGCGTAAGAACAGGAGGCCAAGCTATAATGATAATTCTGTTGCCATTATGCATTTCCCTTTTCTGATTAAAAGCAGAGTTCTCTCTTTCAGTGAAATTGAACAAGGCAATCATCGTTTTCATCCCTCGCATTAGTTTCTTCCATCAAAAAACCTGACCAAGACGGGCACTATATCTCCCAACTGAAACTGTTCTCCTCCTTCTCCAATCTGTTAAGCAAGCGTAGTACAAAGTGTTTAGCAGCACATGTGCATACAAGGCATGCTTTACCAAACTTTCCTTCACTGTAAGAGGTTGAAACCTCttcaaaaatagtttaaatgacTCATTCGAAGACTGCATTATTTTCCTTCCTCATCCCCTTTCTTTACTGCAGCTGCTTCAGCTGCCGGCGTTGGAGTTCTAATAATTACAATCTGCTGCGTCATCGTCAGAATGTTCTCACCCGTCAATTTCCTTTCCTGTTTGAGAAAAACCAGAGGAAGTCGAAGTATAGAGGTTTTTCTGAGGAACTATGGAACATTGGCACCAAAAAGATACAGTTATTCAGAACttaaaaaaatgaccaaaacctt contains:
- the LOC118030313 gene encoding LEAF RUST 10 DISEASE-RESISTANCEUS RECEPTOR-LIKE PROTEIN KINASE-like 2.1, which encodes MNHNFLLTSPIINLFIVTLFLMAKKASCTDPQFLACNPESCGDGQNINFPFYIQNKQEPSCGYPGFSLSCNNKGKPVLKLSNNEYIIHEIYYQNQSLRVSNAAIFGKSTSCIPQIQNMSLADDRFRLPSSRASLFLLYNCNSTMLSNDSELLNYKVDCFGENGTFSTLAMLDDDPLLGPASDKCETGAVVPVDVYRGENVGSERMPLLERGFVLNWIASNCSSCEESGGKCGFDNATYHFKCFCPDRPHSWACNSGNGNMGRKLIIAASAAGVGVLIITICCVIVRMFSPVNFLSCLRKTRGSRSIEVFLRNYGTLAPKRYSYSELKKMTKTFKEKLGQGGYGSVFKGNLPDGRLVAVKVLKKSKSNGEEFVNEVSSISQTSHVNIVTLLGFCFEGSKRALIYEYMSKGSLDKHIYEENLSKADRQLGWETLYQIAVGIARGLEYLHRGCNTRILHFDIKPRNILLDENFCPKISDFSLAKICPRKESIVSMMGARGTIGYIAPEVFCRNFGGVSHKSDVYSYGMLVLEMIGGRKNFCVGAGNTSEIYFPYWIHKRLELGEELGLRGTGNRVEEQIARKMTLASLWCIQTDPSNRPPMSRVVQMLQGSLESLPIPPRPTLSSPPRPPRGSISDSSSAAVIIHDL